From the Palaemon carinicauda isolate YSFRI2023 chromosome 4, ASM3689809v2, whole genome shotgun sequence genome, the window TTTGAAAATCAGCGTTTTAATTGCGTTAATGCATCTGGATCCTGGGAGGATTTCTCATCATTTCATAAAGCTCGAATCATTATTTGTCGCTTTCAAACCACTTATTTCACGTTATTTTGTTATGAATTTCCAGCTGTTAGCTTGATTAAAGATTGGTCTGCATAATGCTGTTACCTAAAGTAATACCAGCATGATtttacttttcttgttttcttgtctataatttcgtttttattttatatgtgatATCACATCTGAGATTATCAGTACATTCTGATTGACCTTTGAGTCATACGCCTATATCCAGAAATTACAGCTATTTATTTCATGTTACGGGATATAATTAAAGCAAAATGTAAATTACACTCTATAGTCATGGTACAAATTGATCAGTGCGAATGAGCTATACTACCCTGACATATTAATTTGATATTTGATTTTCTTATTAAATAAATTCCCTAACAGTaacaaatattcaatttttttacgGCTATATCTTGATTCATTTATAAATAACTACCTTATATACCCTTAGATAGAGAAAATACTCATTGATTCACAGTACCATTCATTCAATTATAGTTCAAACAGGTTTGAATAATTATCCACTGACTAGAATAGTGAGCGAATGTGTACCAATAAGAACTCTTGATAGGAAAAATAATTTATGTGAAAATAGAAGACTTTTCTTATTAAACACAATTACAAGAATGTATTGTGGGAATCTGATAAATTGTATCCAGAATTTGACAGAACTGTCAGAGTTATGGACATTATGAAAACGGCAGTCATGGGGAAACATGTCGCTTAACTTTACATATACAGCATAAACTTCTACACCTACTGATTATAAGTCTTTAGAtccaaatattgttattataagcGATTATCCATTATCAAGAAGAGTTTTCTCCACAAATATTGTTCAATCTTCGAATACAAAGcattagtattttattttattttcaactataatctatttttcattaagaacAAACATTCCCTAAAGTTTACTACCTATTCCAATGCACCGCTATAACACCCACTGCATTACTGGCATGTAAGACTAAATTGAAACTGTCACACGCAACATTACTACTATGCAGTTGAATTCATTTTTTTAAACTACGTAGTTATATGTGTttgtttgaaagaaaaataaaaaaaataccctttATATGGTGggttttctttttcgggagaggggcgtttttttttttttttttttttttttttttgcaagtgagTGTTGAATATCAGGGAATCATATCACCATCTAACTATACATctgttttcaaataaaatattttgtaactggTTTCCCGTTATAAAACGTCAACATCAACTTTTATTTCtacaatttttcatttttgttctcTTACCCGATGAGGGGTTTTGCTGCCTCTCTGTAATATCATGGATTAATCAAAGCAAAACTTTTTGGAGCTAAAATACGTAATGGTGAGCATTTGTTGACTAAATTTCATGATTGAATATGAAAGTTACATTCTATACAAAGGATTTTAGCAACTTATCGTTTTTCATGGTTTGCTATagattagttttaaaatttttatcttttaagTAATGTGCAGATATTTTTGTATCTCATCAAGTTAAAAACGATCATCACAGAACCAGTCTCAAATATAACGTTTAatcttcatacacacatacatagccttcattttttcttgaaattatgCCGTTGAATATAATTGGTATTGATAATTGTAACTTAATATGGtgtatatgaaaacaaaaaagataTAATAAGAGTAATTTCAATTCTTTTGCGTTTTGCTTAGTACAATTAACCGTTCAAAATTGAAGAATAGTAAAGTCAATACATCTTTTAGATATTGTATTTGAAGTTGATATCTACTTTGACatggaaatatatatttgataatttaccTTAATCACTTCTgtctatgaaaattttaaaaataaaattacgaACATTTACAATAGTGTCATTAACATACTCTAAAATGCAGGTATTTCCAGCACGCATCGTGTTTTTTACCAAGAACTTGTCAATATTTTATATAAACCATTGTAGAACTCAAGACTCTATCAGAAAAACCTAGTCTAAAAAAATTATGCTCTATTGTTAAATGATACTGAAATACCTAATGCATATACATTCCTTAATTCTTTATTGCAATAATATGGATCATAATTTTCCTTGAATGTTTTTGATAACTGACTAATATGTAATGGAAAATAGAATGAAGACACGTATAATAAAGGCATGGAAAATCGCTTTTGTTATTGTTTCTGTCAATTCTGAGGTAAAATATGCTGCATCCTGATTTCTTTTCGTCCCACTCGTAGTTGTAtaaatataataggaaaaaatCTAATGTTGTTGGTTTACTGAGTAAGGAAAATGACAAATGATGTAAAGATATTTTCCTCCTTTAGGAAGGTTATGAAAAATTAATGCAGCACAAGGTACTACAGTAGTCAGAATAAGAAACATAAGGATAGAAATCTTTTGATATTTCAAAGAATAGCAATTTCAGGAAAGCACGTGAAATATATACAAAGTTGTATCCACAGCAGCAATAAAGTTCACTTAAGATACTCCTGATAGTAAtataaacaacattgaaatatgttCACTTGAAAAACAaaggatatataaataaaagcGTTCAATGGATACAAAAAGGAAAGTTCATAATAAAACTAACTAAGAGCACTATTATAATGAAAGAATCTTTAATCAAGCAAATAACATTTATCTCTCGGGCAAAACGGCTTCCGACTCACACAGCTAAGAGGCACCCGAGATAACTGGATTTTATGTGAGGGAGAATAAATCCTCAAAGCAACACAATGCATCAACGCAATTAGAACGTTGATTCCCAAAGGTCAGAGAAGTATCTTTCCTGCTTTTTTCATCTTGCACATTATCTTTTATTTGCATGTTTTAGCAATTACTATCTTAGAAGTTTACAgtttaataaataaagtaaaatcaaCTTGAAAAGTTGATTACAAACGACTAGGATTTATATAACATATCGCAAATCTATTGATAAAAGATTATGGTCTTATTTGAGATGATATAGAAGGTATATCCTTAATGAAAAGATTATAAAATTTTAAAggttaaataattttattatggAAATCACTCAGATTCGTGAACAAAGTCCCAAGGTAACaacaattaattttatgataattacttcTCGTAGGGGAAGGATTAAAATCTTTGTGGCCAAGTGGAATAAGGGTTGACTGACTATTTACACCTAGGTGGAGTAAATTCTGTATTAAGAAGTATTGTGGCTTGATACGTAAATGTATTAAACTTACGAGAGTTAGtgataaaattaccattattatcaatGTGTTACAAACCTACGAATGAtgagttgatttcgattctaagtaaaaaacacttgAATTTAACAAGAATATGTCAAGCAGAGTTGCaatcaactcttatctctcttgatagtccAGTGTTTTAAACAGTAACTTTCATCTTTATTTACACTCGGTGGCAAAGGGCTGACTCCTTGCGCGgccagaaacatttatcattaCAAGAATTTCTCCTGTTGTCTGTGATCCCAAGGCAaagtaaaattgatataaaaaggtACTTACGATagggataaaattatcatatatatatatatatatatatatatacacaaacatacacacacaaacacacacacacacacacatatatatatatatatatatatatatatatatatatatatatatatatatatatatatatatatatatatatatatatagttacgaagctagtctggtgtagagtaaatacagtagtttattgatgattttatctatattttatttgtgcattgaagagaggttagccaactCTTAAAATGAGTTCTCTTCTTATAgatgtaagtatattatgtaaattaccttCTTTTTCtttgactaaagcttttcccgctatgcagggtcgctaatTCCAGAGAGCTGTTTCAAATTTCTTCTGTTTCTGATGtgctccactgtgagatctttcttctccatatctgctgttacaaaCTCCaaccaccttctctttggtctccccctcctcatCCTACCGGGAATATCCATcttcaacaacctcctcccaacatactcctggtctctcctcattacgtgcccaaaccagtggagtctcttttcttaGATTTTCTTTGAaatctctgtaacctttgttgatccccttaccaagtcattcctaaccttatccagtctcatgATCCCAACCAttcatcttagcattctcatctctgcaacatccattttcttctcaaagatctttttaatGGACCAGggatgtcatggcaggtctcactacaattttatgtacctttccctttatcTTTAAGTTTATCCTTCTATCACACAGCATTCCCGACACTCTTTCCCAATTAATCCATCCAGCTTGAATTTTACTGTTCACTTCCGTTAGGAGCTCTGCCATTTGCTCCACTTATGACCCTAGCAACTTGAACTTTTcttcctctttactatttcacctGGCAAATGTATATCATTCAATTGGTTCTGCAGGTTGCAATACATATACTCTGTTTTTGctctactgatctttagccctccGCTTTCTAATTCCTCTCTCTACCTCTcgagcttcccctccaatccttctctggtttcatcacacagagcTATATCCTCTGCCAACAGCATGGTgcatggtgactgttccctcactcttttAATAATTACATACATTGCTATATTAAACAAGtaggggcttaatgacgacccctgTGGGAACCCAACACCCACTTAAAACGTCTCAGtcaaaccaacactcgttcttatttgtgtgcctgcttCTTCATACCTATCTCTGATCAGTCTAATAAATTTCTCTGGTGTTTCCCTAtctctcaaacatctccatatctcATGCCGTGGAACTCTGTCTTAGCCCGtctctaagtcaataaatactatatgtaataCTTTTTAGCCTTCTCTATActtttccatcaactgccttagtgaaaacattgcatccgtcgtgcttctgcctggcataaatccaaaGTGCTCTTCTCCAGTCTTGGTCTCTTCCCTTatcctacgctctataatcctttcccaaagcttcatagtaTGTGGAAGGATTTTTATTGCcctataataattacattaatgtaTATCACACTTTTCTTTGAATGTGAGTATTAAATTGTGCAAAACATTCGtcgttattttcattgtattctttattgaaGTTAGTATATCTGAATTTACGTTATTTATAAGAATTAACCTTTAATTTCACATATTtatgttatgaagtcttacataatctgttcgGGGTGTTATGGGACCATATGGAATATGAACAtgtgcttatgtaatgttcttttatatttttatgaggtattgcgtcatgtttgaaagagaatgcgcaattgttttgggtaccatgtgcaTTGGAATTTTCCCCAAAAACCTAGTgaaaggatgttatctttttttctatttcggggacaaagggtgggcggagctagctgactgagagagccgtctggtgttGCGTGAGTACACGTTTGAGAGAGTGATACTTGGTAACTTTGAGGCCTTTGCCCGGTCACCCACACTTCCCAGTTATTTGGGatgtttctggaagtagctaagtttcatatataaaaccAACCCCCacggttagatagacagatagagatctCCAACCTTAAGTTCACCATCTCCCCTCTCTATTACTCACGCACGCAGCTCagggtattgttttaaaagtggtcagtacctatagtgtgtcctctccaaagtgattttgtgccctgcATATATCacgtgtagtgagtacttataaaaattattttagagtttttgtaaacggtccTATTGGAAGGTtaagtatttgtattgtgatccggttatctatttttcattaagtgtcaaacttaaatattgtattcagatttaatttctagtgaaacaagtgatcgcataattttcataagtgttatttcttttcttggtCTGGTttgttcagatataatagttcaagtcaagttaatatataatctcagatcgtaacatttttctctttatctaaGTTTTGTTCCGACttcatatttcgagtgatttatttgatttatgtaaattctttcatagAGAATTAAAGACGCAAAACCTTTTAAATTATTCTATAAAGAACCAATTGCCTTAAATATAGTAATTCAAATAATCTTCAATTTTCTTTGCGATAAAcaataaaattatctaaaaagtAGAAACTAAAACTACAAGAGtggaaaatatatggaaaatcttAGAGCCTGGTCATTGTtaaactaatcatatatatatatatatatatgtgtgtgtgtgtgtgtatatatatatatatatatatactttatatatatatatatatatatactttatatatatatatatatatatagtgtgtgtacaaaatttatatattcatgcaGATACATACATtgtctacatatattatataaataattacatatatatacatatatatatatatatatatatatatttatacatatatctatacatatatatatatatatatattatatatatacatatatatatatatgtatatatatatatatatatgtatgtatatatatatatatatgtgtgtctgtttgcgtgtgtatatatgtatatatgtatgtatatatatatatatatatataaactatatttatttatacacaaataatatatatatatatatatatatactgtatatatgtatatataaatatatatatatatatatatatatatatatatacaaactatattcatttatataaattcaatatatatatatatatacatatatatatacatatatatatatatatatatataaatatatatatatatatatatatatatatacataaacatacagaaataccttgagatacaagttTAATCTGTCCCGGGACCGAGCACgtatgtcaatttgctcgtatctcagatgatTTTTTCCCATAtagaataactaataaaaaaataatccgtTCCCACTCTCTGAAAAAAACCCTTAAAagagtatattacagtggaaaaacatgtttttaattgttgtaatcaacgtgctacgctaacaaaataacaaatagctatgaactgattataatgctcaatgaaatgtaaccttattatggagttcttaccttcaagatagacggtagcggctaacagcGGTGTatgcagaggaggaggagggagagaggacgggaGGAGAAAGATTTGACTGCAACACtttcggtacgcaacacttttgtaacactacgtaacataaccttaactttaaattgaacttaaatgaaattagcaactttaaatttagCTTAAATGAAATCAggttactgtacacacacttaaaaataaaattttaatcttacgttacactaaaattAATTCTAGTTttgttttcaatttaatttttttacttttcttcttctggcttttctctttttgcctcgcttttacctgcactttttgacggcctttttaaaaggaaactatctagggatgtttgcttttgtctccccttcaaaatgttgctaAAATGAcgcacgccaacttgtccgggtgcctcttttccaaaaaattagaaaactcctgccacttcgctaacatgtctttgatttctgccgtaaAAAGGTGGCCCTCATCTTCCCCCTGCTCCtcactactgagctcctgcaacacctccgaatgttgcatctcttGGATCTCTATCAATTCCTGTGTTTTGAGCTCTTCTGGATGCTCATCAACAAGGTCATTCACATCTGCCTCGTCTACCGCTAGCctcatggactttccaagagacatgatctcatccatcacaataggttcggggtcatcagggtctgtcgtatcgaacccttcaaagtccctctcagcgacggaagctggccacaatttcttccatgctgaattaaaaGTTCATCTTTTGACACCCTGCTACGCATCATCAATAATTCTTAAGCAATGGAGAtactgaaatgttccttccaaaattcatgaagggtgagattggtgttgtctgtgacatcaaagcatttcttgaacaaatgcttcgtgtacagttttttgaagttagaaataacttgttggtccatggtcTGGAGGattggcgtggtgttgggcgggagataaaggatcttgatgaacctgaactcatcatgaatgtcctctttgagaccaggagggtgaccaggggcattgtcgaggaccaggagataTTTCATTGGCAagtttttctcggccaaatattttttgactgccggatccattctgtgaagaaatgccgcaaAACCCAAGCCTTAGCaatagcgcgccacatcacttgcagtttttctttcaagaccctttggctcttgaaagcacgtaggttttctgagtggtacaccagcagtagcttgaccttacagtcaccactggcattggcacacaaggctagagttaaccggtccctcatgggtttatggcctggtagtctcttctcctctgctatgatgaaagtcctcctgggcatcttcttccaaaataggccagtttcattgcagttgaagacttgttgggggtaGGAAGCCATGTCGGGCGATAACCGGGGCAAAAGTTGTGACGAAGTCCGCCACTGCTTTTGAGTAGGAACTGGCTGCTTCCCCATGcgtcacaaccgagtgtatcccagaccggttttttaaattatccagccagccacgactggctttgaaggtttccgctgccGTCGAAGTCTCCCCACTcttggctgcttgcttccctttcaagtcatcatagattctgctggcctttttaCATTTGATCGTcttggtcacgctatctcccgccaactgtttctcatttatctataataaaagaagcctctccatatcgttgtgaatatcactacgcagcttggaaaggattgTTACTCCTTTCGAAGGTTTGATgtgctttatagcatccttctgcttgaggatggtacatgtagtggatgtactcctctcatattggtgcACCAGTTCAGTCACTCTTACgtcactctcatgtttttcgattatttcatgcttcatctccattgtcatcatacactttttattttcactacccttgtttgcactcgcttgctttggacccattgcttattgaATGAATTAtgcactgattaacgcaaaaaacacgtaaaaaaagcaaacattacggccgatgctcggagataactttatgcGACGGAGATCCGATGAGAATGAAcaagcgatgctgtcctggtgagcaaCCTCTCGCACACTCAGTTACCTGGCGGCCGCATAAAGAACTACCTCTTATCTCAAATTATTTCTCGTATCTCAGgtcaaaaatttgctcggaactctcctcgtatctcaaatttctcttttgatgggacactcgtatctcaaggtattactgtatatatatatatatatatatacatatatatatatatatatatataagatatatatatatatatatatatatatttatatatatatatatatatatataaagatatatatatatatatatatatgtatatatatatatatacatatatatatatatatatatatatatctttatatatatatatatatatatatatttatttatacacattaattatatatataaatatatatacatatatatatacatgtgtatatatatatatatatatatatacatatatatatatatatatatatgtatatatatgtatgtatatatatacatatatatatatatatatatataaactatgtttatTCATACACGTTTATTATAtgcgggcatatatatatatatatatatatatactgtatatatatatatatatatatgtgtgtgtgtgtgcgtaaatatatatatatatatatatatatattattgttattattattattattattattattattactagccaagctataaccttagttggaaaagcaagatgctataagcccaagggctccaacagggaaaaatagcccattgaggaaaggaaataaggaaataaataaatgatgagaataaattaacaatatatcattctaaaaacagtaacagcgtcaaaacagatatgttctatataaactattaacaatgtcaaaaacagatatgtcaaatataaacaataaaaagactcatgtcagcctggttaacataaaaatatttgctccaactttgaacttttgaagttctactgatttaactacccgattaggaagatcattccacaacttggtaacagctggaataaaacttctagaatactgtgtagtattgagcctcatgatgagaaggcctggctattagaattataatatatatatatatatatatatatacatatatatatatatatatatttatatatatatatatatacatatatatatatatatatatatatatttgcatatgaaaatgtACAAAGTTTAACGTGAAGTGTGGTTTATTTAAACGATGAATGCATATGTTTGTTTAGACCGAAGGGTTTCATTTGTATAccttcattatcatgattattaaatAGATCAATTACTACTGCCTTAAccctatgctttatatatatatatatatatatatatgtatatatatatacatatatatatatatatatatatatgtgtgtgtgtgtgtgtgtgtgtacctatattaTGATTTTATGACATCAGTTGATGTCCTAGCATCCTGAATCCAATTAAAAGCAAAAGCATTTTAAAGGTGATACCAAACAGTTTTACTAATGACGGACGATAGCATtgctctgattatttttttttttgtaaacttttttATGTAGAGCTTCAGTAATTATCGACcaatgattattcatgaaaaaagttCTAACATATTGCCATCTGAGTAAAATAATTTCTGATTTTGATAAACAGACCAACTTTTTCATGAGTTGTTGTAGTAGTTAGTGTTTCAAACAGGTAAAAGGATGATAAGTTTTCCCATCCAAACGTTGTATGAAACAAACTCAGTACTACATAATTTTAGGTATTGTTTCATATAATATGAAAACAAACTACTTATTGATGACTAATATTTAGTATCACacaataaaaaatctatattatttttacGCAAAtctgctcacacacacacgtatatatatatatatatatatgtgtgtgtgtgtgtgtgtgtgagtgtatatatatatatatatatatatgtatatatgtatttatacacaaacacacacacacacacacacacatatatatatatatatatatatagatatatacatatatatatatatatatatatagcaaatgaggctgacaaagccatgaatttcggaagtggctatgatgtaagaattgctcatagaattattaatgaaatctcgactgggacaaagaagaagaagcatatagccattaaaaagagagatggctctgttatagcaaccgaatatgaagaaagacaacgttgaatggaacactttagtgaggttatgaatatgagGTAGGAAGGTAATaactttattgatatacctgaagctaatgaagaccttggtgtacccatgaatgaattcagtgtgtttcaagTCAAAGCTATcttgaaaaactaaagagatggaaagccccggattACAATTGAATAACTGCCGAGTTGatgctggccgaaaatgaagattattttgtagattgtggcatgTAGagacaaaacctaatgaatgggagttaggagtgttggtgaaaatagcaaaaaaactgactgcaatgattacagaggcataacacctaAAAGCTggctgactaattgcaataattacagaggcaaaacAGAGAGATAATCAAGCATGATTTacaaaagatagaagttgcactgaccaaattttcattttgagacatgtacagcaatgcgtagaatatagaaatcccctttagatgccatttgtggactatgaaaaagcctttaatagtgttcaccggccaattttgtggagagtcctgctttattatggaattccttttaactatgtaaatttgattaagtctgctttTGAACATAGCAAGTTaaaagtttatgttaatggagtcttatcaaattattttccagtgaacagcggagtactctaaggaaaTGTGCTGTTATctaagttgtttatcctcttcgtggACTTTATAATACGTAGATGGTGGAGAAttatttgactggattggtgagaggaatttagcagacctagactatgctgatgatgctgtccttgttagcagaacaccacaatatttgcaatgcttgcttaccagaatgcttgaaatatcacacgaggttttgctgaagattaatagaagaaagacagaggtgatgaaaacggagtatgcaatggcaaATGAattgtcattggaaggagaagggattaatgaggtagaacactttaagtatttgggaactatgatctccaatacagggtctttagaattagagtttagtgagagattgaaaaaagcaaatcagacaatggttacgttaagtaaaattcggaaatcaaatcacctgaaaatacATCTAAAAATCcgactctatatcagtttagttagatcgctgttactctatggacatgagtcatggtatgacaataaaaaaatctccaaaggatttagtagatttgaaaacaaagccctcagaggaatattgggaattaaatggcaggacaggattataaatgaagctataagagagattactcaagtgccatatgtggatgagatcatgatgaggggtagctgGAGAATGTTTGAGGATGCTCTTTaccttccccaagagagattagttcaccaaactttcagctgggatccacaaggcactagaagagttggaagacccaggcctacatgactgacgactatgaagcgcgaggtaggagatgacgaatggagaagtattgaattaaacgatCAAGATAGAGAGgattggcgaaatctagccgaggccctttgagtcaatagaggagatgatgatgatgtaataactgtatatacatatatatatatatatatatatatgtatatatataaatatataaatacacacacactcacacacacacacacacacacacatatatatatatatatatataaatttttacatgtatatatactgtatatataaatagacagataaatagatatatataaatatttataaatgtatacccTCGAAGCGTGAATTTTTTTTAGACTATGCattatatttcttcacctttttaAATGCTTTAAGCTTCAATGTTCGATGTCGTGTGTGGTTTCTTTCAACTTTCCGGCATACACTTCAATCATGGCCTGGGCAAAAACACTAATCATAAAAGGAATTTCTTCTTaggtctgttttatatatatatatatatatatatatatttatatataattatacatatatacatatatatatatatatatat encodes:
- the LOC137639575 gene encoding tigger transposable element-derived protein 1-like; this encodes MDPAVKKYLAEKNLPMKYLLVLDNAPGHPPGLKEDIHDEFRFIKILYLPPNTTPILQTMDQQVISNFKKLYTKHLFKKCFDVTDNTNLTLHEFWKEHFTSVAERDFEGFDTTDPDDPEPIVMDEIMSLGKSMRLAVDEADVNDLVDEHPEELKTQELIEIQEMQHSEVLQELSSEEQGEDEGHLFTAEIKDIVREQSPCTMLLAEDIALCDETREGLEGKLER